One window of the Prochlorococcus marinus XMU1411 genome contains the following:
- the pyrH gene encoding UMP kinase, giving the protein MAYKRVLLKLSGEALMGEKPYGIDPAIVQSIAEDVSKVVENNVQLAIVVGGGNIFRGLKGSADGMDRATADYVGMLATVMNAISLQDGLERVGVATRVQTAIEMQEIAEPYIRRRAMRHLEKGRVVVFGGGCGNPFFTTDTTAALRAAEINAEVVMKATKVDGVYDRDPNQFKDAKKYSSLSYQQVLSDEIAVMDSTAIALCKDNNIPIMVFDIFKKGNISKAVAGEPIGSLIS; this is encoded by the coding sequence ATGGCTTACAAAAGAGTTCTCTTAAAACTTAGTGGTGAAGCACTAATGGGTGAAAAACCTTATGGTATTGATCCTGCTATAGTCCAATCAATTGCAGAGGATGTTTCAAAAGTAGTCGAAAATAATGTACAACTTGCAATAGTTGTTGGTGGTGGAAACATTTTTAGGGGGCTTAAAGGATCTGCAGACGGAATGGATCGCGCGACTGCTGATTATGTAGGGATGCTAGCAACAGTAATGAACGCAATTTCACTTCAAGATGGTCTTGAGAGAGTAGGAGTTGCAACCAGAGTGCAAACTGCTATCGAAATGCAGGAAATTGCCGAACCCTATATCAGAAGAAGAGCCATGAGGCACCTAGAAAAAGGCAGAGTTGTAGTGTTCGGAGGTGGATGCGGAAATCCATTTTTTACAACTGATACTACGGCAGCTTTGAGGGCAGCAGAGATAAACGCTGAAGTTGTTATGAAGGCTACTAAAGTTGATGGAGTATACGATCGTGATCCTAATCAATTTAAAGATGCAAAAAAATATTCCTCTCTCAGTTATCAACAAGTTCTTAGTGATGAAATTGCAGTAATGGACAGTACTGCGATTGCACTATGCAAAGATAATAATATCCCAATTATGGTTTTTGATATATTCAAAAAAGGAAATATTTCCAAAGCTGTTGCTGGTGAGCCAATAGGCTCTTTAATTAGTTAA
- the tal gene encoding transaldolase, with the protein MKSILEQLSSMTIVVADTGDLDSIKKFQPRDATTNPSLILAAAKNPDYVKLIDKALENSENALPQGFSEIELIKETVDQVSVFFGKEILKIISGRVSTEVDARLSFDTEATVEKARKLINLYKNFGIEKERILIKIAATWEGIKAAEILEKEGIKCNLTLLFNFCQAVTCANAKITLISPFVGRILDWHKAKTGKTSFVGAEDPGVISVTQIYKYFKEKGFKTEVMGASFRNLDEIKELAGCDLLTIAPKFLEELKKEKGELVRKLDVSTQINNSIDYEFEEKDFRLSMLEDQMASEKLSEGITGFSKAIEELEELLLKRYSEIKNHKLISAN; encoded by the coding sequence ATGAAATCAATTTTAGAACAGTTGTCCTCAATGACCATTGTTGTTGCTGATACTGGAGATTTAGATTCGATAAAAAAATTTCAACCAAGGGACGCCACCACCAATCCATCTCTAATACTTGCTGCTGCTAAGAACCCTGATTATGTGAAATTAATTGATAAAGCTTTAGAAAATTCAGAAAATGCATTGCCCCAAGGATTCTCCGAAATTGAATTAATCAAAGAAACTGTTGACCAAGTTTCAGTATTTTTTGGAAAAGAAATATTGAAAATTATTTCAGGGCGCGTATCTACAGAAGTTGATGCAAGACTGAGCTTTGACACCGAAGCTACGGTAGAAAAAGCGAGAAAATTGATCAATCTTTACAAAAATTTTGGAATTGAAAAGGAAAGAATTTTGATTAAGATTGCTGCTACTTGGGAGGGAATTAAGGCAGCTGAAATTTTGGAAAAAGAAGGTATTAAGTGCAACTTAACTTTACTTTTTAACTTCTGCCAAGCGGTAACCTGTGCCAATGCAAAGATAACTCTAATTTCTCCGTTCGTTGGCCGTATATTAGATTGGCATAAAGCAAAAACTGGTAAAACTAGTTTTGTTGGTGCTGAAGACCCTGGTGTTATTTCGGTTACGCAAATATACAAGTACTTTAAAGAAAAAGGATTCAAGACAGAAGTAATGGGGGCAAGTTTTAGAAATCTTGATGAAATAAAAGAATTAGCAGGTTGCGATCTTTTAACAATCGCACCAAAATTTCTTGAGGAACTGAAAAAAGAAAAAGGAGAGTTAGTTAGGAAATTAGATGTAAGTACCCAAATAAATAATTCTATTGACTATGAATTTGAAGAAAAAGATTTCAGATTAAGTATGTTAGAAGATCAAATGGCAAGTGAAAAGCTTAGTGAAGGTATTACTGGATTCAGTAAGGCTATAGAAGAATTGGAAGAGCTGCTACTAAAGAGATATTCAGAGATTAAAAATCATAAATTGATTTCTGCTAACTAA
- a CDS encoding site-specific integrase: MNVIQEINNVNDKFATQGSKLKIEKRGEKLNIRGSLPSKEDNNNFKIQRISLGLKADISGLEEAKKKLQLINLQLELNQFDWINWIGKPYKKEIKDSFDFPKRLNQFEEFFFKENKSDFRTSTRKTTWRSSYKPYIKRILNIYNDYENETLEKIFQKTLESYKESTRSRKQCATSLSVLAKFLEIKLPEDWKLNSRGYGLNKAGFRDLPKDELIEKMWETIPNKSWKFVFGLMATYGLRNHEVFFCDLSSLTNFGDKIIRVLPTTKTGEHQVWPFHPEWVEKFELSKLGENPELLPNINRDLKITTLQNIGKKITDQFKRYSLQIKPYDLRHAWAVRTIFYDLPDTVAARMMGHSVSLHTQTYHHWITKRDQQKAVNNALLKVKRVKNI; encoded by the coding sequence ATGAACGTAATTCAGGAAATTAATAATGTCAATGATAAATTTGCTACTCAAGGAAGCAAGCTTAAAATTGAGAAAAGAGGAGAGAAATTAAATATTCGTGGTTCACTACCCTCCAAAGAAGATAACAATAACTTTAAAATTCAAAGAATATCTCTTGGTTTAAAGGCTGATATTTCTGGATTAGAGGAGGCCAAAAAAAAATTACAATTAATCAATTTGCAATTGGAATTGAATCAATTTGATTGGATTAATTGGATAGGCAAACCTTATAAAAAGGAAATAAAAGATAGTTTTGACTTCCCAAAAAGATTAAATCAATTTGAGGAATTTTTTTTTAAAGAAAACAAAAGTGATTTTCGAACTAGCACTAGAAAAACTACTTGGAGAAGTTCTTACAAACCATATATAAAAAGAATCCTAAATATTTACAATGACTATGAGAATGAAACTTTAGAAAAAATATTTCAAAAAACACTTGAAAGTTATAAGGAAAGTACCAGAAGTAGGAAACAATGCGCTACTTCTTTAAGTGTTTTGGCTAAGTTTTTGGAAATTAAACTACCAGAAGATTGGAAATTAAATTCTAGAGGATATGGTCTGAACAAAGCAGGATTTAGGGATCTACCTAAAGACGAATTAATAGAAAAAATGTGGGAGACGATACCAAACAAGTCTTGGAAATTTGTTTTTGGTCTGATGGCTACATATGGATTAAGGAATCATGAAGTATTTTTTTGTGATTTAAGTTCTCTTACTAATTTTGGGGACAAAATTATTAGAGTTTTACCTACAACTAAAACTGGGGAACATCAAGTTTGGCCATTTCATCCTGAATGGGTGGAAAAGTTCGAATTATCAAAACTTGGTGAGAATCCAGAACTTCTACCAAATATTAATAGAGACCTTAAAATTACAACCTTACAGAATATTGGAAAAAAAATTACAGATCAGTTTAAGCGATACTCTTTACAAATAAAACCTTATGATCTAAGGCATGCTTGGGCAGTGAGAACAATTTTTTATGATTTACCTGATACTGTAGCTGCCAGAATGATGGGGCATTCTGTTAGTTTACATACTCAAACTTATCACCACTGGATTACTAAAAGAGATCAACAAAAGGCAGTAAATAATGCACTTTTAAAAGTTAAAAGAGTTAAAAATATTTAA
- a CDS encoding CPBP family intramembrane glutamic endopeptidase produces MIFKNSSKSKLTLAFISIVITFFVWQQGLRDSLNRPSVSFDISQKEQEIAELSVQSIPVNLKKFFIIDDPVDQINKSLSDVSFEELTERNKLIRIITSESNDSLIYENISKDFKDKNFKFLIDEIEKKSNNNSYKANSDKFDLFKGDRFLYHLLSRKFDFDDSELITKSFSRKMFFKILAIRLIPLLTILIGSILALKILWKTISLKKFGWKEIKSLDLELIDMVLLIAGGFVVLGEVVSPLFSISLVELFSKNISNELSQSLKIFFGYIFMAIPPLWIVFYQIKSLNGEFSFKKDYLQFNFLPIKYAIFQGIIGWLTIVPFVLLISLIMNSLIDNQNGSNPLLEIVLNNNNYLSFFLLLVTTTLLAPLFEEIIFRGILLPTLSRDFGVISGIIVSAFIFALAHLSLGEMPPLFVLGIGLAITRIASGSLFSSVIMHSLWNGLTFLNLFLLRT; encoded by the coding sequence ATGATCTTTAAAAATAGTTCTAAGTCAAAACTCACTTTAGCTTTTATTTCTATCGTCATAACTTTTTTTGTATGGCAACAAGGCTTAAGAGATAGTTTAAATAGACCATCTGTTTCATTTGATATTAGTCAAAAAGAGCAAGAAATTGCTGAATTATCTGTCCAATCAATACCTGTAAATCTTAAAAAATTTTTTATCATTGATGATCCTGTTGATCAAATTAATAAATCACTCTCTGATGTCTCATTTGAAGAGCTAACAGAAAGAAATAAATTAATTCGAATAATCACTTCAGAATCAAATGATTCCTTAATTTATGAAAATATATCCAAAGATTTTAAAGATAAAAACTTTAAATTTCTGATTGATGAGATAGAAAAAAAATCTAATAATAACTCATATAAAGCAAATTCTGATAAATTTGATTTATTTAAAGGTGATAGATTTTTATATCACCTTTTAAGCAGGAAATTTGATTTTGACGATAGTGAATTAATAACAAAATCATTTTCAAGAAAAATGTTTTTTAAAATATTAGCCATAAGGCTAATTCCACTTTTAACAATACTTATTGGCTCTATTCTGGCTTTAAAAATATTATGGAAAACCATATCTTTGAAAAAGTTTGGTTGGAAAGAAATTAAATCTTTAGATTTAGAATTAATAGATATGGTTTTATTAATTGCAGGTGGATTTGTTGTTTTAGGAGAAGTGGTATCACCTTTATTTTCTATCAGTTTGGTTGAACTTTTTTCTAAAAATATCTCTAATGAATTGTCTCAATCTTTAAAAATTTTCTTTGGATATATTTTTATGGCTATTCCGCCATTATGGATAGTTTTTTATCAAATTAAATCCTTGAATGGTGAATTTTCTTTTAAAAAGGATTATTTGCAGTTCAATTTCTTGCCAATAAAATATGCAATTTTTCAGGGAATTATAGGTTGGTTAACAATTGTTCCTTTTGTTTTATTGATCTCTTTAATTATGAATAGTCTGATCGATAATCAGAATGGTAGTAACCCCTTGCTGGAAATTGTTCTTAATAATAATAATTACTTATCATTTTTTCTATTACTTGTAACAACAACTCTATTAGCTCCTCTATTTGAAGAGATTATATTTCGCGGTATTTTACTGCCAACTCTTTCAAGAGATTTTGGAGTAATTTCGGGCATCATAGTTTCAGCTTTTATCTTTGCATTAGCCCATTTAAGTTTGGGAGAAATGCCGCCATTATTTGTTCTAGGGATTGGATTAGCAATTACAAGAATTGCTTCAGGGAGTTTGTTTTCATCAGTGATTATGCATTCTTTATGGAATGGATTGACTTTCTTAAATTTGTTCCTATTGAGGACATAA
- the hemH gene encoding ferrochelatase has translation MDKIGVLLMNLGGPERITDVGPFLYNLFSDPEIIRTPFPVFQKPLAWLISTLRSTTSQQAYLSIGGGSPIRRITEQQARELQSKLREKGFNATTYIAMRYWHPFTESAIADMKADGIDQVVVIPLYPHFSISTSGSSFRELKKLRDSDDEFKKVPMRCVRSWFSQSGYLKSMVELISEQISLCESPSEAHIFFTAHGVPKSYVEEAGDPYKQQIEDCSLLIINELERCLGHSNPHTLSYQSRVGPVEWLKPYTEEVLADLGRSNVNDLIVVPISFVGEHIETLQEIDIEYKEIAEKSGIKNFRRVKALNTHPTFIEGLSDLVISCLEGPLVNIEEASQLPEKVKLYPQEKWQWGWNNSSEVWNGRVAMIIFLVLFIELISGSGPLHKLGIL, from the coding sequence ATGGATAAAATAGGCGTCTTACTAATGAATTTAGGAGGGCCTGAACGCATTACTGATGTAGGCCCATTCTTATACAATCTTTTTTCTGATCCAGAAATTATCAGGACCCCTTTTCCTGTTTTTCAAAAGCCCCTAGCTTGGTTAATTAGCACGCTTAGAAGTACTACCTCACAACAGGCCTACCTTTCTATAGGTGGAGGTTCACCTATCAGAAGGATAACTGAACAACAAGCAAGAGAATTACAATCTAAGTTAAGGGAAAAGGGGTTTAATGCTACTACCTATATCGCTATGAGATATTGGCATCCTTTTACCGAATCAGCAATTGCTGATATGAAAGCAGATGGCATAGATCAAGTTGTTGTAATACCTTTGTATCCACATTTTTCGATAAGTACTAGTGGTTCGAGCTTTAGGGAATTAAAAAAATTGCGAGATTCTGATGATGAATTTAAGAAGGTTCCAATGAGATGTGTAAGGAGTTGGTTCAGTCAATCAGGTTATTTAAAGTCTATGGTCGAATTAATTTCTGAACAAATTTCACTTTGTGAATCACCTTCAGAAGCTCATATATTTTTCACTGCTCATGGAGTTCCCAAGAGTTACGTAGAGGAAGCTGGAGACCCTTATAAACAACAAATTGAAGATTGTTCTCTATTAATTATAAATGAGCTAGAAAGATGTTTAGGCCATAGTAACCCTCATACACTTTCTTATCAAAGTAGAGTTGGTCCTGTTGAATGGTTGAAGCCTTATACCGAAGAAGTGTTAGCTGATCTTGGGAGGTCAAATGTTAATGATTTGATTGTTGTACCTATAAGTTTCGTTGGAGAGCATATCGAAACATTGCAAGAAATTGATATTGAATATAAAGAAATTGCTGAAAAGTCTGGTATTAAAAACTTTCGGAGAGTTAAGGCTTTAAATACTCATCCTACTTTTATTGAAGGCCTCAGTGATCTAGTAATTTCCTGTTTGGAAGGACCTCTTGTTAATATAGAAGAGGCATCACAGTTGCCTGAAAAAGTTAAACTTTATCCCCAAGAGAAGTGGCAATGGGGTTGGAATAATAGTTCAGAAGTATGGAACGGAAGGGTTGCAATGATTATTTTTCTTGTACTTTTTATTGAACTTATTTCAGGCTCTGGACCTCTACATAAATTAGGTATTTTATAA
- the frr gene encoding ribosome recycling factor, whose product MKEKEIQENMNKSIEATQRNFNTIRTGRANASLLDRVSVEYYGAETPIKSLATISTVDSQTISIQPFDISCLQAIEKSISMSDLGITPNNDGKVIRINVPPLTEERRKEFCKLASKYAEEGKVALRNIRRDAVDKEKKDEKDGLISIDESRDNQSEIQKITDKYIALIETKLSEKEKEILKV is encoded by the coding sequence ATGAAAGAAAAAGAAATTCAAGAAAATATGAATAAAAGTATTGAAGCTACACAAAGAAACTTTAATACAATCAGGACAGGCAGAGCTAATGCTTCCTTATTAGACAGAGTAAGTGTTGAGTACTATGGAGCAGAAACACCAATCAAGTCGCTTGCCACTATAAGCACTGTTGATTCGCAAACAATTTCAATACAACCTTTTGATATTTCATGTTTACAAGCGATAGAGAAATCTATTTCTATGAGTGATTTAGGTATTACTCCAAATAATGATGGGAAAGTAATAAGAATAAATGTTCCTCCTTTAACAGAAGAAAGAAGAAAAGAATTTTGTAAATTAGCCTCTAAATATGCAGAGGAAGGAAAAGTAGCTTTGAGAAATATCAGAAGAGATGCTGTTGATAAAGAAAAAAAAGACGAAAAAGATGGCCTTATTTCTATTGACGAATCGAGAGATAATCAATCTGAAATTCAGAAAATTACCGATAAATATATTGCTTTAATAGAAACTAAATTGTCTGAAAAAGAGAAGGAAATTCTAAAAGTTTGA
- the cobO gene encoding cob(I)yrinic acid a,c-diamide adenosyltransferase: protein MQEKPSSSEKIFNLDNQANKLGMGGKLSPDSDESSYKKRMQQRKDIQAERLQIRKTKKGLLIVFTGNGKGKTTASLGMALRTIGHGYKVAIIQFIKGGWTTGEEKALKNLSSNISWHSLGEGFTWETQDRIRDEKLVQEAWQLAKKYIQNESYKLIILDEINIATKLGYLAPEEIITFLKSLNNRKNHIVLTGRGASDSIINYADLVTEMKLIRHPFKEQGIKAQKCVEF, encoded by the coding sequence ATGCAAGAAAAACCTTCATCTTCCGAGAAAATATTTAACCTCGATAATCAAGCGAATAAACTTGGAATGGGAGGTAAATTATCACCGGATAGCGATGAGAGTTCATATAAAAAAAGAATGCAACAAAGAAAAGATATTCAAGCCGAAAGACTACAAATTAGAAAAACAAAAAAAGGTTTATTGATTGTTTTTACAGGAAATGGCAAGGGCAAGACAACTGCATCTTTAGGTATGGCTTTAAGGACGATAGGGCATGGCTATAAAGTAGCAATAATTCAATTTATCAAAGGAGGCTGGACCACTGGAGAAGAAAAAGCACTTAAAAACTTGTCTTCAAACATATCTTGGCATTCATTAGGAGAAGGATTTACTTGGGAAACACAAGACAGAATAAGAGATGAAAAATTAGTTCAAGAGGCCTGGCAACTAGCCAAAAAATACATACAAAACGAATCTTATAAACTTATCATTCTTGATGAAATTAATATTGCGACAAAACTTGGTTATCTTGCACCCGAAGAAATAATCACTTTTTTAAAAAGCTTAAATAATAGAAAAAATCATATTGTTTTAACTGGGAGGGGAGCATCTGATTCAATTATCAATTACGCTGATCTAGTTACAGAAATGAAACTAATAAGACATCCATTTAAAGAACAAGGAATAAAAGCGCAAAAGTGTGTTGAATTTTAG
- a CDS encoding NAD(P)/FAD-dependent oxidoreductase, with the protein MIEFDVVIIGGGLSGSSTALNLSKKGYSVLIIEKEKSQDYKPCAGGMASSMQRFLPLNIEDCIESKIKNVEFRWKAADNVTADLTGESPFWIVKREKLDKLLLDESLSNGAQIMRPLLIEKIIKKDDKWEITCNNKIKYITKFLVIADGSQSKWASYFNLGPRKPKFANTLSLRLKGLGEIPRDAVRFEFGFIKYGFAWAFPLRDSLNIGLGTFINNGLLENQAINKQVIRSFGFDDFPDKTIIKKLRIWNGFHSINGDKVLAVGDAASLCDPFLAEGIRPSLISSFYAAEYIDQSLSGKVDDLNLYTKKINNIWGKSMVWGRRIAQVFYRFPRTGYQLGVKRKTAPKRIAQILSGEMSYEDIAKRVIRRLLTKSGT; encoded by the coding sequence TTGATAGAATTTGATGTTGTAATAATTGGTGGAGGTTTATCAGGATCTTCCACCGCCCTTAACCTATCAAAGAAAGGATATTCAGTTTTAATTATTGAAAAAGAAAAATCTCAAGATTACAAACCATGTGCAGGTGGGATGGCATCTTCAATGCAAAGATTTCTTCCTTTAAATATTGAAGATTGCATAGAATCAAAAATTAAGAATGTTGAATTCAGATGGAAGGCTGCAGATAATGTAACTGCTGATCTGACTGGTGAATCCCCTTTTTGGATTGTTAAAAGAGAAAAACTAGATAAATTATTACTTGATGAATCCTTGAGTAATGGAGCTCAGATAATGAGGCCATTATTAATAGAAAAAATCATAAAAAAAGATGATAAATGGGAAATTACTTGCAATAACAAAATAAAATATATTACAAAATTTCTTGTAATTGCAGATGGTTCCCAATCGAAATGGGCGAGTTATTTCAATTTAGGGCCAAGAAAACCGAAATTTGCAAATACACTCTCATTAAGATTAAAAGGGTTAGGTGAAATACCTAGAGATGCAGTTAGATTTGAGTTTGGATTTATAAAATATGGTTTTGCATGGGCATTCCCCTTAAGAGACAGCTTAAATATTGGGTTAGGTACATTTATAAATAATGGTCTTTTAGAAAATCAGGCTATAAATAAACAAGTAATCAGAAGCTTCGGTTTTGATGATTTTCCTGATAAAACAATTATTAAGAAACTGAGAATATGGAATGGCTTCCACTCAATTAATGGTGATAAAGTTTTAGCGGTTGGAGATGCAGCATCTCTATGTGATCCATTTTTAGCTGAAGGAATTAGACCATCTTTAATTAGCAGTTTTTATGCTGCAGAATACATAGACCAGTCCCTATCAGGAAAAGTAGATGATTTAAATCTTTATACAAAAAAAATTAACAACATTTGGGGGAAATCAATGGTTTGGGGAAGGAGAATAGCCCAAGTATTTTATAGATTTCCCAGGACTGGATATCAATTAGGTGTCAAAAGAAAAACAGCACCTAAACGTATTGCTCAAATATTATCAGGAGAAATGAGTTATGAAGATATTGCAAAAAGAGTTATCAGAAGGCTTTTAACAAAAAGTGGGACTTAA
- a CDS encoding peptidoglycan D,D-transpeptidase FtsI family protein, which yields MKKYKKIVRLTPLDQGRFKFLYIFSLLLIFCLFGRLVKLQVFNASDLQRKARLIQSSKTNALKKRRAIVDRNNRIIAYDKPLYKLWAHPKYFNFPGDSINRVRSIEEVTEKLSPILDINGEILLSKFNNKISGIKLLDKISEEKAEKIKNLQISGLDLFKYSQRYYPQGEIYSNLVGFVNDENIASAGLELHLDNQIKVFNKSNFIKIGGDGTPLPDNSAPGDFISDYKKLGLTIDSKLQKASFNALSKQVRKWKAKKGFAIVMDVNNGRILSLVSFPSYDPNKFWQYDSELFRGWYSQDLFEPGSTFKPINLALALEEKVIQKDGLVEDIGKINVGGWTLSNWDKQGNGYIDYPKVLQVSSNVGMVKIMQNLDPSIYWDWLENLGINKNLETDLFESTAGQLKRKDLFVNQSIEPAVTSFGKGFSISPLKLLQLHAALANGGYEVTPHVTSTFKERVNKNPKKQFFSHEVSKTVLEWMESVVDKGSGSGVKIEGYRIAGKTGTSQKALNGSYTNKKVCSFVATLPVNDPKYVVLVVVDEPSKSYAYGSTVAVPVAKEIIESLIVIEKIPPKIKDHGMIVKKP from the coding sequence ATGAAAAAATACAAAAAAATTGTTCGTCTAACACCACTGGATCAAGGAAGATTTAAATTTCTCTATATTTTTAGCTTACTATTAATATTTTGTTTGTTTGGTAGGTTAGTTAAATTGCAGGTCTTTAATGCCTCTGATTTGCAAAGGAAAGCTAGATTAATACAGTCTTCTAAAACTAACGCCTTAAAAAAAAGGAGAGCGATTGTTGATAGAAATAATAGAATAATTGCTTACGATAAACCGCTCTATAAATTATGGGCCCATCCAAAATATTTTAATTTTCCTGGTGATTCAATTAACAGAGTTCGCAGTATTGAAGAAGTTACTGAAAAATTGTCACCTATCTTGGACATAAATGGTGAAATACTCTTAAGTAAATTTAATAATAAAATCAGTGGCATCAAGCTTTTGGATAAAATTTCTGAAGAAAAGGCAGAAAAGATTAAAAACCTTCAAATAAGCGGACTTGATTTGTTTAAATATTCGCAGAGATATTATCCACAAGGGGAGATTTACTCTAATCTTGTCGGTTTTGTTAATGATGAGAATATAGCTTCAGCAGGTTTAGAGCTTCATTTAGATAATCAAATTAAAGTTTTTAATAAGAGTAATTTTATAAAAATAGGAGGAGATGGAACACCTCTACCGGATAATTCAGCCCCAGGTGATTTTATTTCTGATTACAAAAAATTAGGCCTAACTATAGATTCAAAATTACAGAAAGCGTCATTCAATGCTTTATCAAAGCAAGTTCGCAAATGGAAAGCAAAGAAGGGATTTGCCATAGTTATGGACGTTAATAATGGTCGAATTCTCTCCTTGGTTTCATTCCCCTCGTACGATCCAAATAAATTTTGGCAGTATGATTCTGAACTTTTTAGGGGTTGGTATTCTCAAGATTTATTTGAGCCTGGTTCAACTTTTAAACCTATTAATCTTGCCTTAGCTTTAGAAGAAAAAGTAATCCAGAAAGATGGACTAGTTGAAGATATTGGAAAAATTAATGTTGGAGGATGGACACTTTCTAATTGGGATAAACAAGGTAATGGATATATTGACTATCCAAAAGTTTTGCAGGTTTCAAGTAATGTTGGGATGGTAAAAATAATGCAAAATTTAGACCCTTCAATTTATTGGGATTGGCTAGAAAATTTAGGTATAAATAAAAATTTAGAGACTGACTTATTTGAATCAACTGCTGGCCAACTAAAGAGAAAAGATTTATTTGTAAATCAATCAATTGAGCCTGCTGTAACTTCTTTCGGCAAAGGTTTCTCAATCTCGCCACTTAAATTGCTTCAACTTCATGCGGCTCTAGCAAATGGTGGTTATGAAGTTACTCCACATGTAACCTCAACTTTCAAAGAAAGAGTTAATAAAAATCCAAAAAAACAATTTTTTTCACACGAAGTCTCAAAAACTGTTCTTGAATGGATGGAGAGCGTAGTTGATAAAGGTAGTGGATCTGGAGTGAAAATCGAGGGTTATAGAATAGCTGGTAAAACGGGCACTTCCCAAAAAGCTTTGAATGGTTCCTATACAAATAAAAAAGTTTGCAGTTTTGTGGCGACCTTACCAGTTAATGATCCTAAATATGTTGTCCTTGTAGTCGTTGATGAGCCTTCTAAATCTTATGCATATGGTTCAACTGTTGCTGTACCAGTTGCTAAAGAAATTATCGAGAGTTTGATAGTAATTGAAAAAATACCTCCCAAAATTAAAGATCATGGAATGATTGTTAAAAAACCCTAA